GGCCTTGCCCCCGAAAATGAAGGTTCGGGGATGCATGGCAAAGCCATGGTCCGACTTCAGTTTGATCCAGCAGTAAATCACATGAAGGATATTCAGGAGCTGCCGTTTGTATTCGTGAATCCGCTTGACCTGGATGTCGAAAATGGAGTGGGGTTCGATGAACATGTCCGTCAACTCGTGGATGATGTCGGCCAGATGCTCCTTGTTTTTCAGTTTGGCCGCCTGCCAGGACGCCTGGAATTCCGGATCGCCGCTCAACGGTTCAAGGTCCCGCAGCCGGTCCAGGTCTTTAATCCATTCCCTGCCGATATGGCGGGTTATCAGATCTGACAATTCGGGGTTGGAGGCCAGCAGCCAGCGGCGGGGGGTGATGCCGTTGGTCTTGTTGTTGAATTTTTCCGGGAACAGATCGAAGAAGTCCTTGAACGCTCTTTCCTGGAGCAGACGGCTGTGCAGTTCGGCCACGCCGTTGACGGAGTGGGAGCCCACCATGGCCAGGTGGGCCATGCGGATTTTTTTCCCGTCCGACTCATCGATGAGGGACATGCGCCGGAGCCGGTCCTCGTCATTCAGGTACCGGATGGACACGTCCGTGAGAAAGGCATGGTTGATTTCATAAATGATCTGCAGGTGGCGGGGGAGAAGATGCCCGAACATGTCCACCGGCCATTTTTCCAGGGCCTCCGACAGGAGGGTGTGATTGGTGAAGGCGCAGGTCCGCCGGGTGATGTCCCAGGCCTTGTCCCATTCCAGGTCGTATTTGTCCACCAGCAGGCGCATGAGTTCGACCACCGCCAGGGAGGGGTGGGTATCGTTCATCTGAATGGCGACTTTATCGGGAAACTCATTAAACGAGGTGTGGCTGATCCGGTAACGGCGAATAATATCCTGGATGGAACAGGATACGAAAAAATACTGCTGCTTGAGCCGGAGCTCCTTGCCCTGATAGACGTTATCGTTGGGGTAGAGCACCTTGGAAATATTTTCGGAGATATTTTTCTCTTCCACCGCCTTGAGATAGTCGCCATGCTGGAAATACCCCAGGTCGAACTCATTGGAGGCCTGGGCATACCAGAGCCGCAGGGTGTTGACCGTCTGGTTGCCGTATCCGCCGATGGGCGTGTCATAGGCGATGCCGAGTATATTACTGGTGTCGATCCATTCGTTTTTCATGGTACCGTCCGGCCGGGGAATCTGCCGGACGCTGCCATAAAACTGAACGGGAAAGGTGTATTCGGGCCGGGGGATTTCCCAGGGATTGCCGTGTTTCAGCCAGTTCTCCGGCAGTTCGATCTGACACATGTTACGGATCTGCTGCTCGAAAATGCCGAATTCATAACGGATGCCGTAACCGTAGGACGGCAGTTCCAGGGCGGCGATGGAATCCAGGAAACAGGCGGCCAGTCTGCCCAGACCGCCATTGCCCAGCCCCATGTCCGGCTCCATTTCCACCAGTTCGTCCAGATCGATATGGACTTCTTTCATGGCCTGCCGGGTTTCATCATAGATGCCCAGGTTGATGAGATTGTTGACCAGCACCCGGCCCATGAGATACTCCGCCGACAGGTAATATACCCTTTTGACGTCATTGGCGTAATACATCTGCTGGGTCTGAAGCCATCGCTCGATCATCCGGTCCCGAGCGGTCAGGGCCAGGGCCTGGTAAAGATCGCGGAAGGTGGCCGTGTACTGATCCTTGGACAGGGAGTATTCCAGATGGTTGGCAAAGGAAAGCTGAATGCCCTTGACATCCATGCCCTTTTTGAACAGGCCCCAGGAGTTGAAGAGTTCACTGTTTTTCATGTTCATTGTTCTTCCTTTCACGGCAGCAGCGTTTGAGACATCCACAGGGGCAGGGTACGGACCATTTCCGCCACACCCTGCTTCCAGGTGATGCGGCCGTTGTTGATAGAGATGATCAGCTGTTGCAGATGGGCTGACTTGCGGATAGCCGGGTAAAAGGCAAAAGGAAAACGGTAAAACCCGAAATTGAACACCCGGGCCCACCACAGGTCACGGGTAATCTCCCGGTTGACCGCGGTCTGATAATGCTCAAGGGAGCCGGTCCCGCCGGCCGCGGCTTTTGCGATTGCCTCGGCTGCCATCATCCCGGATCGGGCGGCGTAATAAATTCCTTCCCCGAAGAAGGGGTCGGGCATGGCGGCGGCGTCCCCGGCCAGCAGGGCGGTTTTGTTCACCAGGATCCGGCGGGTTCCTCCCCGGGGGATGAGGCCGCCTTTCCAGTAGCGGATTTTTTTCCCCCGCAGCAGGTCGTGATCATTGATATAGCGGAGCAGGACGGCGTTCAGGCCCCTGGGCCGAAGGCTGGTGGAGAAAACGCCCACGGAGAGGTGATCCGATTTGGGGAATATCCAGGCATACCCCTTCTTGACTACGTGAAAGTCAAAGCGGGCCAGGTCGTTGACCGGCTCCAGCTGCCCGGGGGAAACTTCCACTTCGGCGGTCAGGGCCGGGGCATAGCGGTCAAAGGACTGCATCAGGCCCAGGCAGCGGGCCGTCCGTGAGACCGCGCCGTCGGCACCAACCAGAAAATCGGCATAATAGCGGTCCCGATCGGTACGGACAACCCAGCCGTTTTTTTCCGGATGCAGTGCAACGAACGACTCCTGCTCATGCAGTTCGGCGCCGTCTTCCACCGCTTTTTTAACCAGCAGGGCGTCAAATCGGCCCCGGGTGACCATGAAACCGGCCCCCTCCGGGCTGCTGATCACGGTCGGCTTTAGGGACCTTAAAGAAATTTCGGTGCGGGTGATGTCGGCTTCGATAGCGGGCGTCAGGTCAAAATCAAACAGGTCCTTTGCCTTCCGGGAAAAACCGCCGCCGCACGGTTTCGACCTGGGAAACCGCTCCCTGTCCAGGAGCAGCACGCGCGTTCCCCGGCGGGCCAGCGTCCTGGCGCAGGTGGCGCCGGCCGGTCCCGCGCCGATGATGATAACGTCGAAAGTTCGCATGCCGGACATTCCGGGTTCCTTGCTGAAGAGGGGGGGCGGCGTTTAAGTTTATATTGAAAAACCGCCCGCATCATGGGTATATTGACGGATATTTTTCCCATACTTTTCTTATCCTGGCAAGGAGTAATCCATGACGATCCGCATCGGCGCGCTGATTTCGGGAACCGGTTCCAACCTGTCGGCGGTGATGGCCGCCTGCCGGTCGGGCAAAATAGACGGCAGGGTGGTCTTTGCCGGGGCGGACAATCCCGGCGCGGCCGGTCTGGAAAAAGCCAGGGCAGCGGAAATTCCCGCGTTCGTCGTGGATTACCGGGACATGATCCGTCAATACCGGCAATCCCCGGAATCTTTTTCCGCTCCGGATGATTTTGATGCCGAGTCGGTCTACAGGAAAACAGCCTTATTTGAGGGCCGCCCACTGGATGAAGTGATGCGGGCATTTCTAACCATCCGGGCCGCGGCCGAAGCCCGGCTGCTGAAAGAGATGACGGCCTATCCCTGTGACCTTTTGATCCTGGCCGGATTCATGCGCAACCTGACGCCTTATTTTATCGACCGGTTCAACACCGACCCGGCGCGACCCCGGATCATGAACATTCATCCGGCCCTGCTGCCGGCATTTCCCGGTGTGGACGGGTATGGCGATACCTTCCGTTACGGCTGCAAGGTCGGCGGCTGTACGGTTCATTTTATCGATTACGGCGAGGACACGGGACCGATTATCGGCCAGCGGTCCTTTGAAATCCTTCCGGAAGACACCATTGACACCGTCAGGCAGAAAGGCTTGAGCCTGGAATGGGAATTGTATCCATACTGCATCCAGCTTTTTGCGGAAAACCGTCTGCGGCTGAAAAAGCTGGCCCATGAGCAGGAGGGAATAAAGACGGAACGGACGATCGTTGTCGTCCAATAAACCCTTGACCCCTCGACCCTCCTTGAATCCTTGAATCCTATTTAATCTGCCCCACAGCCGCCAGGTACAGCAGGGCCGACGATCCGTTCAGCCCCAGCAGTTGTTCCGCCTCATTGTCGTAAAAGGCGCCGATCCCGCAGCACCCCAGGCCCATGGCCGTGGCCGCCAGGTAAACGGCATGCCCCAGCCGTCCGGCGGTCATCATGGCGTAACGGTATCCCCTGGGGCCCAGACGGCGATCGATGGTGTCCAGATTGGTCATGAACAGAAAATGGACGGCGGCGTTCTTCAGCCATTCCTGGTTCAGGCAGGCGGCGGTCATGGACGGAATCAGATCCATGGCGGCCACGGAGCCGAACTGCCGCGAGGCCGGATTCAGCAGGTAAAACCCCGGTCTGATGTCATCCACATTCCAGCAGAGAAAACCGGTCTGAACGGTCTTTGAAACGGCCGGAACCTCCTGCTCGCCGGTCAGGCATGCCCGGCAGATCATTTCCAGCAGGCAGGCGAATTGCCCGGTTGAAACCGGCTCGGGGATAAAGTTGCGCCGCGACCGCCGTCGTATCACGGCCTGGGCATAACCGAACCGTATGGGGTCATTGCCGGGATCAAAAGAAAACAGAAAAGGCCGCCATTGATCGATGGCAAGGCCCAGGTCGGGCGCCTGGATATCCGGGACATCGACGGGAACGGGCAGGACGGTTTCCCCGGACCGATGGGCCACGGCAATTTCCTCGTAAGCGGTTTCCGTTTCCGAAACCCGGCTGGCGGCGGCGATTCGGAGCGGCAGTTCATCCAGGGCGCTTATCGAAAGCGGTGATGGGGCGCTGCCCCTGCCGATGCGGATGCCGGCCAGACCGACTTCACGGTCCGGATCAACCCCCAGCAGGCGATTGATCTGATGATCGTCAAAATCATAGAACAACGCGCCCGGTTGGCCGGCGGCGACCAGGGCCAGGCGGGCGCTTTCAACCAGATGACCGCCGTCCAGCAGAACATAGCGGTAAGCGCGGTTGCGGTATTTCCAGGCGCTTCGAAAGAAGATGCCGGAGATGAGGAAAACACCGTGGCTGTCCTCGGCTTCCGGCATGAACGCCCGGAAATCGCCGTCACGAAGACGGGTCAGTTGCCGCTGGTGCGGTTCATAATGATAAAGCCCCGCCGTCAGGTCGTCACTGCCGAACCAGGCCAGATAAAGCTCGTTGGGGTAAAGCGCCCCGGCCGACGGGGGGCTGCGGTAATAAAAATAACCGCCCTGATGACGGGACCGGCCGGTCAGTCCATTGGCCAGATAGAAGATTCTGGACAGGTCTTCCATATCCGGAGGAGCGGGCCGGTCATCGGTTACGCTCCCGGAAGAAACGACGTCCCATTCCCCGGGGAAAAGGCTGGAGATTTCCGGGAGTGTCACGGCGGGAAGATCGCTATAGGACTTGAATTGCCGTGGCTGGGCGGCCCAGTTCATGGGGTGGGGCGTCATCCGGTGACGGTCATAGGCGGTGAGGCGATGATAGTGCCGGGACGTTTTTGTCATGGCGCACCTCGGGCTTGATAAAGATTGACGGGGCAGGTAACTATATTCAATAATACCATGAAAAGAGAAAAAAAGTCCATTGATTCCCGAAGGTGATGATGACCGCAGGCACCATCCGCCGCTTTCTGTTTCCGCGACCGGACCGGCGCTATCTTGTCCGTGTCCTGATAGTCGCCCTCACCGCTTTTGTCATTTTCAAATTTGTTTTGATCCCCTTTCGTATCAGCGGGGACAGCATGTGGCCGACCTACCGGAACGGAGGCATGAACTTCTGTTTTACCCTGGCCTTTCTTTTTTCCGATCCCGTCCGAGCGGATGTGGTCACCATCCGGCTGGCCGGGAACCGGGCCATGCTGCTTAAACGGATCGTGGCCCTGGAGAATGACACGGTCGAGTTCCGGGATGGCCGGTTGCTGGTCAATCAGCAGGTGGTGCCGGAACCTTATGTGTCCGGACCGTGCGACTGGAACCTGCCCCCGCGCACGGTCAAACCCGGTCATGTTTACGTGGTCGGTGACAACCGCAGCGTGCCCATGGATCGGCACCACTTCGGGCAGACCCCTGTTGAAAGGATTGTCGGAGAGCCCCTATGGTAAAATCAAAGCATCTGCTGATCGCCGCCGTGCTGGTGGCGGCCGGCATCACCGGTTTTCTGCTGTTTTACAGCAGCGATGAGACCGTCATTAAAAAGCGGTTCAAGTCCCTGGCCGCGGATTTTTCCCGGGAGTCTCCGGAAAACGATCTGCTGAACGCGGCCAAATCCAAGCGAATCGCCAACATGTTCGCGAAAACCTGCCGGGTGGTTATCCCCGACTATGACGTGGCCCGGACCTTTTCCCGGGACGATGTTCAGCCCTATGTGATGATGGCACGGTCCCGGTACAAGGATATAGCCATTAATTTTTTTGACTTTTTCATCTCTTTCCCTGGACAGGGCCGGGCCGCGGTCAATGTCAGCGTCTTTGTCCGGGCCACCCCCGTGGCCGGGGAGCCGGTCCAGGAAATCCACGAAATGGTGTTTTCCCTGGAAAAAGGGGAGGAGGAGTGGCTGTTTACGGATATTGAGAGCGTGGAGGTATTAGAGAAATAAAAACTTAGGAAGCATGCGGAAGGGGATCTTGTTCGCTCCCCGGCCATTTTGGGCGGGCTCAAGTATTCTGGCTGAATTTCTCGAACTCGGGCTGTTCAACAGGTCATGAAATGTCCGAAATCCACCCTCATACAACGAGAAATTCTTTACGCCAGAATCCTTGAGCCCTTGTTTCCCAAAATGCCCGCAGGTCGCTTACAAAAAACCCCTTTTCCGAATGCGCTCTATTCAAATATTTGAGCAGGTGGAAACCGTTCCACATATACCATGGACGTTGCAAAAAGTGTGTTGGTGAGCGCCGTTGAGCCTTTTGGGAAATAGCCGGGTGGCGTCATCCGCGAAAAGCGTTTCTCGCTGTCCGAGGGCGCCGGCAGAAATTTTAGAATATCCTGCG
The DNA window shown above is from Thermodesulfobacteriota bacterium and carries:
- the lepB gene encoding signal peptidase I — translated: MMTAGTIRRFLFPRPDRRYLVRVLIVALTAFVIFKFVLIPFRISGDSMWPTYRNGGMNFCFTLAFLFSDPVRADVVTIRLAGNRAMLLKRIVALENDTVEFRDGRLLVNQQVVPEPYVSGPCDWNLPPRTVKPGHVYVVGDNRSVPMDRHHFGQTPVERIVGEPLW
- a CDS encoding SagB/ThcOx family dehydrogenase, translated to MTKTSRHYHRLTAYDRHRMTPHPMNWAAQPRQFKSYSDLPAVTLPEISSLFPGEWDVVSSGSVTDDRPAPPDMEDLSRIFYLANGLTGRSRHQGGYFYYRSPPSAGALYPNELYLAWFGSDDLTAGLYHYEPHQRQLTRLRDGDFRAFMPEAEDSHGVFLISGIFFRSAWKYRNRAYRYVLLDGGHLVESARLALVAAGQPGALFYDFDDHQINRLLGVDPDREVGLAGIRIGRGSAPSPLSISALDELPLRIAAASRVSETETAYEEIAVAHRSGETVLPVPVDVPDIQAPDLGLAIDQWRPFLFSFDPGNDPIRFGYAQAVIRRRSRRNFIPEPVSTGQFACLLEMICRACLTGEQEVPAVSKTVQTGFLCWNVDDIRPGFYLLNPASRQFGSVAAMDLIPSMTAACLNQEWLKNAAVHFLFMTNLDTIDRRLGPRGYRYAMMTAGRLGHAVYLAATAMGLGCCGIGAFYDNEAEQLLGLNGSSALLYLAAVGQIK
- the purN gene encoding phosphoribosylglycinamide formyltransferase, with protein sequence MTIRIGALISGTGSNLSAVMAACRSGKIDGRVVFAGADNPGAAGLEKARAAEIPAFVVDYRDMIRQYRQSPESFSAPDDFDAESVYRKTALFEGRPLDEVMRAFLTIRAAAEARLLKEMTAYPCDLLILAGFMRNLTPYFIDRFNTDPARPRIMNIHPALLPAFPGVDGYGDTFRYGCKVGGCTVHFIDYGEDTGPIIGQRSFEILPEDTIDTVRQKGLSLEWELYPYCIQLFAENRLRLKKLAHEQEGIKTERTIVVVQ
- a CDS encoding NAD(P)/FAD-dependent oxidoreductase gives rise to the protein MRTFDVIIIGAGPAGATCARTLARRGTRVLLLDRERFPRSKPCGGGFSRKAKDLFDFDLTPAIEADITRTEISLRSLKPTVISSPEGAGFMVTRGRFDALLVKKAVEDGAELHEQESFVALHPEKNGWVVRTDRDRYYADFLVGADGAVSRTARCLGLMQSFDRYAPALTAEVEVSPGQLEPVNDLARFDFHVVKKGYAWIFPKSDHLSVGVFSTSLRPRGLNAVLLRYINDHDLLRGKKIRYWKGGLIPRGGTRRILVNKTALLAGDAAAMPDPFFGEGIYYAARSGMMAAEAIAKAAAGGTGSLEHYQTAVNREITRDLWWARVFNFGFYRFPFAFYPAIRKSAHLQQLIISINNGRITWKQGVAEMVRTLPLWMSQTLLP
- a CDS encoding glycogen/starch/alpha-glucan phosphorylase; its protein translation is MKNSELFNSWGLFKKGMDVKGIQLSFANHLEYSLSKDQYTATFRDLYQALALTARDRMIERWLQTQQMYYANDVKRVYYLSAEYLMGRVLVNNLINLGIYDETRQAMKEVHIDLDELVEMEPDMGLGNGGLGRLAACFLDSIAALELPSYGYGIRYEFGIFEQQIRNMCQIELPENWLKHGNPWEIPRPEYTFPVQFYGSVRQIPRPDGTMKNEWIDTSNILGIAYDTPIGGYGNQTVNTLRLWYAQASNEFDLGYFQHGDYLKAVEEKNISENISKVLYPNDNVYQGKELRLKQQYFFVSCSIQDIIRRYRISHTSFNEFPDKVAIQMNDTHPSLAVVELMRLLVDKYDLEWDKAWDITRRTCAFTNHTLLSEALEKWPVDMFGHLLPRHLQIIYEINHAFLTDVSIRYLNDEDRLRRMSLIDESDGKKIRMAHLAMVGSHSVNGVAELHSRLLQERAFKDFFDLFPEKFNNKTNGITPRRWLLASNPELSDLITRHIGREWIKDLDRLRDLEPLSGDPEFQASWQAAKLKNKEHLADIIHELTDMFIEPHSIFDIQVKRIHEYKRQLLNILHVIYCWIKLKSDHGFAMHPRTFIFGGKAAPGYHTAKQIIQFICHVADMLNRDKQTNQTIKVVFIPNYRVSLAERIFPAADVSEQISTAGFEASGTSNMKFALNGALTIGTLDGANIEMKDEVGQDNIFIFGLTAEEVENMHGSYSPREYYQKDPVLKQAIDLIQHDFFNLEQPGLFQPLVNLLLTEDRYKIMADFESYHLAQMRIDGLYRDQKEWTRKAVLNVARMGRFSSDRTIMEYNRDIWQARPLTITQNGKK